The stretch of DNA TTTCAGGGGAAACTTTTTTGATGTGATCAATCACATCCCAGCCACTGATCCCTGGCATCCGCAGATCCACAATCGCAGCATCGAAAGTATGATTCTCCAGCACCTTCAGCGCTGATTCACCATCTTCGCAGAATGTGACATCGTGCCCCATGCGTGGCAATTCGATCTTCATCACACTGCGGATAGCCGCCTCATCATCCACGAACAGCACACGCAGTTTGTTTGATGTCATCGTACCCAACGGGCTTTCTCCTTGCCCTTCCAGAGGCATCATGCCTCAGGGCCTGATCAGGCTGATTTGGCAAATTACTACATCGGCTTGTTAACAGAAGACACGAATCCGGGCAATGCCGCATTCAACGATTGCGGCAGCTTTTCATCAGGCCGCCATCGATTGGACAGCTCTCTTAGGAAGATGAACACGAAAGGTACTTCCGCAGCCAGGGCCATCGCTGTGAGCCTCAATTCGCCCGCCATGATCAACGACAATCCGGTGGCTGATCGACAGCCCAAGACCAGTCCCACGCCCTGATTTTCTTTCTGTAAAGAATGGCTCAAACAGATTCTCAAGGACGCGGGCCGACATGCCGCAACCAGTATCTGTAAAAACCAGACAAACCTCATCAGAAAGCTCTTTGATTTCCACACTGAGCTTCCCACCAGATGCCCCCATCGATTCCAGGGCATTTGCCACAAGATTCAGAACCACCTGCTTGATTTCCGCACCATTAACTTCAGCGAAGACCGATCCCACAGGAAGGCAATCAATCGTATGTCCCGAGAAACGCCCCATATGACCCACCATCTGTACGACGTCCTGAACGATCTTCGTCAGATCCTGCCGACCGCGAGGAGCGTCCTGCCCGCGTGCAAAAGTCAATAATCTTGAAGTGATTTCTTCACATCGACCCGCCTCAGACTGAATCATCTCCAGATACTGCCTCGCGACTTCTGCATCTTCAGCAGAGATCAACAATGGTTCGCCATTGGACCCCGCTACTCGAGATGCCAGCGATTCGGAAGCCATCGAGATGGCCGAAAGCGGATTATTGATTTCATGAGCCACGCCAGCCGCCAGAAAACCGACACCCGCCAGACGCTCAGAGCGAACCAGTTGTCTCGATCGTTCATTCACCTGCCTATCAAGGTCGGCTTTAATCTCACAAAATCGCTCGGTCATGGCATTGAATGCCTGTGCCAGATCGACAATCTCATCCTGCCCGTCGAGTTTGACTCGCACGCTGAAATCACCGCGCGCAACTTTCATCGCCTTTCGGTGCAGCTCTTTTATGGGCAGGAAGATCCAGCGAATCATCAGGTGCATCACCATAAAAATTGCGACGATGGCACAC from Planctopirus ephydatiae encodes:
- a CDS encoding sensor histidine kinase, with protein sequence MFLTRSIRRKLCIVLFISGGLLTALFGAGFLGLWSYGSMVHEIEKNLRSSPRRYEVLAATSRLMDPTLRRDAFTLSRHLADLESAMADYRLQQAKLPNSPENREQSSIAFAILQKMDADIARMKDKLPALESQQIAFVAQQEMTESLASLQKSAVSLPNPIEGLQKLWQDSQSTYQVFFWILLVVALCAIVAIFMVMHLMIRWIFLPIKELHRKAMKVARGDFSVRVKLDGQDEIVDLAQAFNAMTERFCEIKADLDRQVNERSRQLVRSERLAGVGFLAAGVAHEINNPLSAISMASESLASRVAGSNGEPLLISAEDAEVARQYLEMIQSEAGRCEEITSRLLTFARGQDAPRGRQDLTKIVQDVVQMVGHMGRFSGHTIDCLPVGSVFAEVNGAEIKQVVLNLVANALESMGASGGKLSVEIKELSDEVCLVFTDTGCGMSARVLENLFEPFFTERKSGRGTGLGLSISHRIVVDHGGRIEAHSDGPGCGSTFRVHLPKRAVQSMAA